From Thermovenabulum gondwanense:
CCTATCCGCATAGCTGTGCCCGTTGACGGTAATTAATCCACTATTGTTTTCTATGACCACTTCACCGTAAGGATTCATGCAAAAAGTCCTTACCTTGTCATCGAAGGATTTGGAGTAGTATACTAATTTGGATTCGTATACCACATCCGTCAGGGGTTCCATCACCACAGAAGGTACTTCCACCCTTACACCAATATCCACGGGATTTATTTCCATATCCAGTCCAAGTCTGACGGCTTCCCTGGCGAACCATTCAGCACCTTCCCTTCCGGGAACGGTCACGATGTAATCCGCACAGTAATTATCCCCCTTAACCGTCTCCACGCCCACAGCCCTATTTTCTTCCACCAATATCTTTTTTACCGGAGTAGAGGTTAATATTTCTACCCTGCCTTTGAGGTAATCGTACATCTTTTTCAGTATCAGCCAGCATTTTTCCGTACCCAGGTGTTTTACCTTTGCCGGTATTAATCTCAAATCGGCAGTTGCTGCCTTCTGTTGAAGCTCTTTAACCTTATTCTGGTCTGTACCGTGCACAATCTCCGTAGCACCAAAGCTTAAAAATATTCTATCTATATAGCCTATAAGCTCGGATACCTCTTCTTTCGATATATATTCATCCAACCAGCCGCCAAATTCGGTGGTTAGGGTTAACTTTCCATCACTGAAAGCTCCGGCTCCGCCCCATCCATTAACTATGGAACAGGGGTCACAGTGCATACACTTTATCTTTTTTTCCTTTGAGGGGCATGCCCTGTGCTCTATGTCCTTTCCTTTTTCTAAAATCAATACCGATGTATTTGGCGCTTTATCTACAATTTCCAGAGCGGTAAAAATACCCGCAGGTCCAGCCCCGATGATGATTACATCGTAGTTTTTTTTCATCTCGCATCCCCGCCTTATGCTTTTTCTAAAAAACCCTAATAAATATAGCAGAAAAAATTTTTTTAGTCAATTATATATGAATAATTTTATGAATTGTTTCTTAAAATATTCGCATTTTATGTCATCTCATTTTGCCTATATTTTTCCACGCTTACAAACTTAGTATACTGGGATAGCCACAGAAGCTCAACCTTCCCGGTAGGACCGTTTCTCTGTTTTGCTATGATAACCTCTACTATATTCTTTTTATCGGTGTCCGGATTGTAGTAGTTTTCCCTGTACAAAAATGCAACCAGGTCGGAATCCTGCTCCAAGCTCCCCGATTCCCTTAGGTCGCTTAATACCGGACGATGGTCAGCCCGGGCGTCGGGAGCCCTTGAAAGCTGGGATAAAGCAAGCACGGGCACGTTTAATTCCCTGGCCATAGCTTTCAGGGAACGGGAAATTTCCGAAATTTCCTGCTGCCGTGTTTCCGACTGATTTCTGCTGGATATCAGCTGAAGATAGTCAATTACCACGAGCCCCAATCCTTTTTCAGCTTTTAGTCTTCTGGCTTTTGCCCTGATTTCCAGGCTGGTAATTCCGGGAGTATCATCGATGTAAATAGGAGCTTCCGAAAGGGGCCCCATTGCCCTGGCAAGCCTTGGCCAGTCCTCCTCTTCCAATTTCCCGGTTCTTAATTTGTGGCTGTCTACATTGGATTCGGCGCACAGCATTCGCTGAACCACCTGCTCTTTTGACATCTCAAGGCTGAATATGGCTACCGGTATTTTATACCTTATAGCCGCGTTTTGCGCAATATTCAGGGCAAAAGCGGTTTTGCCCATGCTCGGCCTTGCCGCAACTATAATCAGGTCCGACGGCTGCAAACCCGATGTCATAGAGTCCAAATCAGGAAAACCGGTGGGTACCCCCGTTATCCCGCCTTTTGTATGGTAGAGCTTTTCAATTCTTTCAAAGGTGGAAAGGATCAAATCCTTTACGTGGTAAAAATTTTCCACCCTTCTTTTCTGGACTATATTGAATATTTTTCTTTCAGCCTCATCAAGGATTTCTTCCACATCTTCTTTTGGCTCATAGGCAGAAGAAAGAATATGAGAGGCCGTTTCGATGAGTTTCCTTAAAAGAGCTTTTTC
This genomic window contains:
- a CDS encoding NAD(P)/FAD-dependent oxidoreductase, whose translation is MKKNYDVIIIGAGPAGIFTALEIVDKAPNTSVLILEKGKDIEHRACPSKEKKIKCMHCDPCSIVNGWGGAGAFSDGKLTLTTEFGGWLDEYISKEEVSELIGYIDRIFLSFGATEIVHGTDQNKVKELQQKAATADLRLIPAKVKHLGTEKCWLILKKMYDYLKGRVEILTSTPVKKILVEENRAVGVETVKGDNYCADYIVTVPGREGAEWFAREAVRLGLDMEINPVDIGVRVEVPSVVMEPLTDVVYESKLVYYSKSFDDKVRTFCMNPYGEVVIENNSGLITVNGHSYADRKTTNTNFALLVSKTFTEPFKEPISYGKYIATLANMLSGGVIVQRLGDLLSGRRSTPERIKRGLVEPTLKEATPGDLSLVFPYRHLVSILEMLQAMDKLVPGVNSNHTLLYGVEVKFYSSRPALSSSLETQVKNLFAAGDGAGVTRGLAQASVSGVIVAREIIKRILKG
- the dnaB gene encoding replicative DNA helicase translates to MEKALSKVPPYNIEAEQSVLGSMLLSKEAIYVAVERLKSEDFYKESHRKLFECIVELHENRNPVDLITVTESLRNKRLLEDVGGATYLATLTEIVPTPSNIAEYCKIVEEKALLRKLIETASHILSSAYEPKEDVEEILDEAERKIFNIVQKRRVENFYHVKDLILSTFERIEKLYHTKGGITGVPTGFPDLDSMTSGLQPSDLIIVAARPSMGKTAFALNIAQNAAIRYKIPVAIFSLEMSKEQVVQRMLCAESNVDSHKLRTGKLEEEDWPRLARAMGPLSEAPIYIDDTPGITSLEIRAKARRLKAEKGLGLVVIDYLQLISSRNQSETRQQEISEISRSLKAMARELNVPVLALSQLSRAPDARADHRPVLSDLRESGSLEQDSDLVAFLYRENYYNPDTDKKNIVEVIIAKQRNGPTGKVELLWLSQYTKFVSVEKYRQNEMT